CTCTAGCTGACCCTCTGATGGCACTGCAGTCTGCCCTTCAAGTGGTTTCTCTTTGGAAATGGCTCCAGTCTCACTGGAGACTTGTGCTTGTATTTGGCTGtgctcattttcttttgcaCTCTCTTGGGATTTGGCTCCAGTGGAGGCTGTAGTTGCATGGGTCTCTTTGGGAACCTCTCCAGGAACTTTGGCAAGTTGCTCAGAAATTAGGGCAGCTGCCACATTCTGTCCTCTGCTCTCTAGCTCCACACCATAGCCCTGCTCAGTGACAGAAAGGACACGCGCAGCGAGATGTTCGCCATCCACCAGAGTCTGGAACCAGAGCAGGGCTTCACTACTCCACTCTGAACCCAGGGGCTCCACACCTGAATTCAAACAGAGAAGAAATCCACTCAGAGTGATAATCATGCTGCTAAATAAGAAACTACCTCTTTGGGCAAAATACTTCAGACTACAAACActttcattctgtctgtcttttttaacACACCTGAGAGCCAGCATCGAATTGCCTGGAAGGGTAGAGTCAGGAGTTGGGGTTTAATGGATCTAATGTGGTGCTTTTCAACTTTCATGCTATAACCATAGTCCACAAAGTTCACAGACACTTGGTTCTCAGACCGCTCCTTCACCATTGCCCGATACCACGTTCCATCACCTGCAGCGCAAAAAACATATTGTAGAACCAAActccccaaaaaacaaaaacacagaagaaaaagcaaaggtCTTGATACTTTACATCTATTAGgagttttatttcttattacttataccttttcatttaaaaactcactcactcacatagGACAATGAATCATGTATGCTGACAGTGTTTCATCGCAACTACTGGCTGACATTCTCACCAGGAAACATGGCACAACAGGGCTCTCCCACTTTGGGCTCAAAAGATGAGTTATCTGCCTCACAATGCTGCTTCAGCTCAGCCCCAAGTTCTAGCAGCCGCTGAtggtctgacacacacagacaattacTTAAAATCAACATCAAAGCATCAagaattcaataaaaataaaattaagaagTCTTATGTGGACATCAGAAATAATTATAACCTTGGTATAAGCAGAGAAAGATCACCCTCCAGGCTGCAGAAACAACAATACCTGTAGGATTGTCAATGCGGCAGTAAAACTCTCCGGGGTTCTCCACGACGCTGGTTAGCAGTGCCACTGTCTGGCCGTCACAGGGAATCTCAAGAAAAGACCACACCACAGGCTCACAGGCTGGGGTAGGCACAGACGAAAATCAtttcaacacacaaaaaaatgggCCCAAATatactttgtgctttttaatGAAGTTACAAATGTAAATTTTGTGAGATTAACTTCAGACACTTCCCACCATGTGGTTCAGCAGCAGTAGTTGTTATTGTCTGGTCAGCCTGCTGGTCATTTGTGGTGGTAATGGGAGCAGGCGCTGCGTAACCAGCAGAGATCAGCAGCTCGGCTACGTTGGCCTGAGGATCGCTGACCTCATCAATCATGGCCACCAAGGCCTTGCCCTCATGAGCTCCCTGGATCTCAATGTGCAGTATTCTGTTGGAGACTCTTCGCTGCAGGGCCGACAGACAGTCCTCTGACCATCTCTCCCCGACAGGCTGCACCCCTGGAGAGGACCCaaagacagatggagacaaTGGACAAGGGatattgttttttaatatgACATTTCAATTTACCAAACaaggtttatatatatattatatatcaatTTGCAGGTGTGCAACTCAATACAGAGCCGCTGCTCAGTGAAGACGCTACCTGCGAGACCACAGGGCATAGCCTGCATTGGCAGGGCCAGTAATGAGGTGCTGATAGGCCTCAAGTGACCTAAATCCACCTCCTCAGAGTTGCCAAAATCAAGATAGCCAACACAGACGCGTTCCTCTGATGGATAAGCCAGAACTTTGGCCCTGTACCACTGCTTGTCCTCTGGAAGAAAATAACATAGAGGTCAAAGTGTAAATTCGAAAAGCAGGTCTACCACTACGATTTTGATATCATAGCACCTTTCACATTCAAGGCATTACTAAATCATAAAAGCAAACTCATAAAGAACACGAATCATTCAATAGATAGAAATTCTCTTCAACTGAAACCTGGTTTCTCAAAATTAGTTTATTCTCAATATGTACGTGTAGTATTAGTTATACCTGAGAACTGGGCACAGCAAACAGTGCCGGGGGCTGGTCTGAAGTTCTGGGGTGCTGAGACTTGACAGCAGTGTTCCCTCAGGTTCAACTGCAACTCCTGAATAACTCCTGTAACACAAGAGCTCTCAATTTTAAACATACATGTTGATGTAAAGCGGTTTGAAAGTTGagtgtatcaaaaaaaaaattcttacCAGCATTTTCCAACTTTTGTACAATAATTTCATTGGGTGACTGGAAGTGGGTGACCACAACAGAGAAGGAGTCACCCACTGCCTGTGTCAGAGGCTCCGGAGGCTGAGCCCAGGCATTGTCATCCATCCCACTGGAACGACGCTTGAAATTTTCCAAGGATGCACTCATCATGGCATCTGAAGAAAACCAAATAGATATGGAAAGACTGATTATAGTAATATAATCAtgaacagtgaaaataatggaATTACTTCTGTCTTagttatttattatattttcactttaacttCCCAGTGGACACTGTCAACTTTTTAAGTGTGAAGTTGATGAATTTGATAACAGCACTGTAAATACAGTTAATTTTATGTTGAACTTTCTTAGCATGTATTCTGATTGTCTCTGGGTCTGATATAAAGCATAAAATATGCAGGACTGAGCACTAAAGCAGAAGCAAACTATAACAGAAAGACAGCTTTGCAAGTTAATATGAAGCTAGCTTACTTATTTCTTGCTGAGTCGGTGTTGCATCATCAGTTTCCTTTGCTGCATAACCATGCTCAAGGAGGAATGTGCTCAACTGTTTACCTGAAAGAAACCGGGAGAGAGTCACTAATTTTGAATTTAGACTCCTTTGTCTTCATCTTCAATCTTTCATCTGCATACACCTATCCAAAGCCTTTTCGTCTCTATATAACCTACCCATGGAAAGCAGGATATCCACAGCATGGATGCGACGGTTCTCCAGTGTTTCCACCAGCCTAACAGTCACAGTCTTTCCAGCCAACAGTTGTCTAACTACAATACAGCACTCGTCTGACCACTTTCCAGTCAATGGCACAACCCCAGCAACACAGCACTCCATTGCCTGGACATAAAAGATGCAAGTGCTTGTATTGTCATGTCTGTGCATAATTAATATTAATggcacaaaaatatattttgatacCGATGCTTATAAAAATACAACTAATTTGAGTGGTGTGAATATTCACTCACACATGGACAAAACTGCTGGATATTAGGAGATAGAGGTCTGATCCTATCCACAGGAACATCCTCCTCATTGCCAAAGTCAATGTAAAGGATTTTAGCCATCTTCTGGTCAGCAGCCAAAGTTTGAACCAGGCCTCGGTACCAGTTCTACTCAtaaaaacagatacaaacacaggtGAGACAGTCAAGGCCTCGGCCAATGTGCTTACTATATCTTGTGAGTCTTATCAAATTGCTTGAGAAAGCCTCTCCTCACCAGATCACAGGAGAACTGTACTCCACAGACCTCCCCGACACAGGGTACATATGTTGTTACTGAGGGGCAGCTATAGGTTTTCTGAAGATTTATGCTGATGACCTGCAGAGCTTCCAACAACTCAGGGCTTTGGGCAAGGACAAAAAACCTGCCAGGACTGTAGAACTCTACAACAGATGCCTAAAAACCACATGTAATTAGAACAAACATTGCATTTTGGTATTGAAGTAACTTTGAGAGAGATAAACTGAATATGCTGTACCTGGATGTCTGTTCTTGCAGTGATTTTAGTCATATGCAAGTCTTTCAGATAGACCCTCTGCAGGCTGGAGGCATCACCATGCTTCAAgggttaaaaaaataataataaaagataaagGTTACTCTTCTCTGACAAGATTATTTCAAATCATTCAACTACAGCGCTtgaaaaaagattttcaaaTACAAATTTATCAAAGCAGTGTAATCACCTTCAACTCCAATAGGccagctctgtctcctgacACAGGCGAAACTGTGGTTTCCTTTGGTTTCTCTCTTTAGATTAAGAGAAAACAGTGACTGCACATTGCTTATTGAATGTTATTTATTGATTCAGCTCTGTACTATTGAAGTACAGACTGACTGGTTGTTGTTAGTATCAAAAAAATGGTTGCAGTTTACAGTCAGTGGCACTTCAGGATTCAATCAACTTACTTTGCAGGTTCTGGATCAACAGACTtgcacatgtgtctgtgtgccttCCAGTCTTCTGCCTGGCACATCACAGAGCAGTAAGGCATCTTCTTGCAGCGTTTGCATCGAAAATTTCCTATTAGTAAATACCAGATAATTAGACTTCACTAACACATTGACACAAGAACGACAGTGATGAAGTGTGTTGTATACCACACCCCATAGTACCTGGAAACAGTTACAGGTATTTTGAGGATTTCAGGAGCATAAGACATATCTCTGCACCACCTGAATTCTCACTGAAGCTCATTCTAAAGTACATCCTCAGATACACAAACTCCAGCATCACACACATCAACCCAAGACCATTGACTCATTGCCGTTTTGTGCCAGATGCACTGCCTGATGAAGACCCTTCGGCTGGAAATGCAAACTTACTGTACATTGTTGGCACTCCATAGTGCACAACAGCAGGGCCTTAACATACCCCTTCAAATAATAATACTACCTTGCTGACCACAGTAGTTGCAGAAGTATACAGTCAGTGCTGGTGGCATGGGTCCTAACACCTATAAAGGTGGAGGAAAAAACTGGTACTGAGAAACAACTTTTAATTTTAGCAGGCCACAGTGATTTATGATGAAGAACTGCAACTTTGACACATACTGCAGATTTGTCCCTGCTGACTGGTAAAGGTACAGGGCCTACACAAAAGGATAAAGAGAAATACATCTGTTGAAATATAAGGTCTGAGAAACATGTTAAGTAGATGATATTGCAAAGTTCATGGATTGACATTTCATTGCTGTTTTCTAACAGCCTACAATTGTCcacatgagaaaaacaacaggtcTGTAAGGCGGGTTAAGTGTCCTCTAATTgttgctgtctgtcttttctgaTAAGGATGACAATGATTTACCGTCTCCAATGGCTTCAGACGCGGGGCACTCGGGTGGTGCACAGGGCCTGTTGAGTCTCGGAGGAGACGACCCGATAGAAACAGCCATGGGGCTCGAAGATGGTTTCCTCAAGGGCAAGTTAGGACGAACCAGGTTTGGAGAAAATGAGCGGTTCATGGCGACAGCTATCAAAGTcctaaaaatattaaaagtcaAGAAAGTATGACTTGAGCATGAAAAGTTCACAGAGGTTTCGTTTTCacgtaaagaaaaaaaaacactgcacttgTCACTAATCAAAGGTAACAGCTAGCTAACATTTTGAACGGTTCATGGTCATTGACAAGTTAGCTCGTTAACTAGCTATTAGCAAGCTGATATAAACGACGATAATTGAGTGtacaacaacagacacaaacagtgttATACGACGACACATAGCTATATACACAAGAACCCCGAAATTAAATATGTATGTTAAGGTTTTATGTTGCGCAGTTCATATTTTACCTGGAGTGCACGTGCTGGTAGGAGAGATAAAGTGCTGCACATGCGCAATAGCCTCATACGCAGACACGCCAAAAGGTCACGACGAAATTCATTCTCGGGTACTTTCGTATCAAGAAGAGAATTCAGTTTTATGTCACAATTTCTATTCATTATCATCAATATTCTTGTTTTGATGTCATcctattttgattttaaagtgTTCTGTTGTCCACTATAGTGGACATgctgtaaaatctaaaataaaaatattttatataattctTAATTGTGAGTTGTTATTTTATCTCCAAAGAGGCaggaaatcacaaaaaaatgttaaattgaaAGATACTTTTTCCCCTTGGTTCTCAGGAGGataaatgttttgaaatgttttttgtcgAATATAAAGGCACCTTTAAGAACAGTGGAGAATTTTACATGTTTATAACCTCTCCATCATGTGCTTTGGATACAGGCTCACTGATATGGTCTTAGCACAATGCACACTAACTTCATTAATTTCATATATGAGTCAGATGACATATTGTGTGGAGGCCACATAAAGCAGCATTCACAAATGAAACCATTAAATAACTGGGCTGGGTATTAAATCCATTATTACTGAATACCAGCTGTAACACTGAGCattacaaaaaatgtcatgtaccAAAAGTTGGCAACATTTAGTCATTTAGACTCTGAGGGATagaatcatttcattttgttgactCTACAATGCATTTTATTAAggcaaaggttttttttttaaagtttggttttggtttcagTATCAAATTGAAATCAAAAATTTCACAGATACCAGCTCACAAATGTTGTATCAGCCAGTGCATTTACAGGCAGTTACGGGCTGCATGTCATCTGAATTTGTCATATAGAGGTAAGAGACATATACACTAAGTCAACAGCTCTTTaacacagtttaaacaaaaacctgaacattgGAAACCTTTATGAGTGCAGGGTGTATTATGTTGTTTTATGCTCACTACATATGTTTTAACtaagtgttcctaataaacgGACAACCGAGTGTGTGTGATCGTTAATGCGTTTTACTACTGCGTGTATTTGTCTCTTATTTGCTATATTATTGAATTTACTGTGAAATATAAGGTAGAGTACCTGTTGACATCACGCTAACGTCATTTCTCACCGGCCTCTCATTGGTTCTTATCACCTCATCGTTTCTCCCGCAGTGGCCATATTTGTTGATGTGTCATATCAAAGTGACTTGTTAGGGCTATCAGCTGGTTAGACGGCTAGCCCGAAGTTCACCCTTACTCCGATTGTCTCCGCGTTGAGCTACACCATGGGGTTTTCGCAATCGGTGGGTGAAAACACAGTCTTTTTCATGAAGCTTTGTTTGTCGTTTATGTTAGATGCTAGCGTTAGTAGCGCTACCTTAAGCTTGATCGGGCGGTACTTGTAGCTAGCTAACGCCTCCCTTATCATCGTTAGTTTAGCTAACGAAAGTAAGCAGCGGCTCCATACAATATGTCAGTTTGCAGTTTAGCTTTTAAGACCTTTGAAACACGTACTGTTACTTTGCTGTCTTGGCCTTGATGAGTTCGTTgttttgtaataataatgtgttttactAATGCTTTGGCGTGGCTAACTAAACAGCTAGCGAGCTAAAGTCAGTATAGTGCTTAAATGAACCGAAATGTTAGTAAAACATCACCAAATACAAATGGCACAGTCACCCGCCCGATGCATGGAGACCTTAAGGCTGTGCTTTAATATGGATCGCTACTGTTACTGCGTTAAATACTTTTGACATCGTTATGGCATGACACCTGTCACAGGAGCATCATCACTGTAGCATGCATTATAGCTGTTGTGCTTTCACTGCTTAATAGGAGAAGCTGGATCATGTTGCTGTATGTAGCTATGTGCCAGTGTCACAATACGGTGATACTAAGCTAAAGGCTTCCAGGTGCTATTGTAGGACTTGAAATCTCGATCCTCATTTGTGTTGAGGGTGACCGCTGTAGTGAGTGCGGAGAAATGGTATTGaacgggagagagagagagagagagagagagggagagggagagagaggtaggACAAATGGTGCTGAGGGGGGTTTTGGATCAGGAAACACGGTGTGACAGAGGAAGGGGCCTCTGCCGCTACATATCGTCTGTCAAGACAATAGCTCAGAGAGGTGTATTAAAGTCTACAAGGCTTCCAGCTATTCTCAGTCATCTCAGAAGTTGATACCACGGCAAATACTGACAAAGCCAAGGGAATACTGAGACAGGACTTCTTTGTTTATTAACCTTTTCCATATTTACAGTGAGCACAACCATAGCAGCTGCTGAATCCTCTTGATATCCCTGAAATAAAGTGAACTAGAGAGTTGTCAAGATTATCCTATATAGGTTGTATTTATTATTCTCAAAAGTAAACATGAGATTGACTATGTGTTCTCCCATGTACCTTATGAAACGTTATGGTTTTCCATCTTGCTTCATATTGCTATAGAATACTAATATACTTCAAATTATAATATACTACCTTTTAGACTGACACTATTATCAGAGCCAACCGGGTGTGTTTTATCTGTACCTGTGATTGGCTCTGTAATAATCTTAAATACCTATCTTAGTTGTATGACGTTCTGCACTACACACCTACAAGTGGAACTACGTAACAGGTGTTGACAGGAACACACCTcccagtgtgtgtctgttgagCGTGCCTTTAACTTATGTGTTCCTTTTAGTGACAGATAAACTTGCTAATCGCCAGAGAACTAGGAGAACAAGGAAATTTGAAGTTTATTGGCAGGATTGTCAGGGGTTTTCCTGGCTCAACACCAGGCCAAAATTGTCCGTAATGACCAGGAAGATACAATATGCACATAGTTCAAGGCTGCTTTGTTGGTAACATCCTGGACTTTTAGGTTGTTCACTGGAAAACTGTATGAACATGTATGAAAACCGAAAACAGTCTTTGCTCCCTTTGCTCagtttccctctctcccctctgtgtccacttcttcctctctctctgacagattTAACCAAGGGAGGGACCATGGAACAGCCTGGTCCTGCTTCAGATACACACATGATGGAGGGATCAGAGGTTGAATCTGTGTCTGAAGGATCACCCCTTGTGAATCAGCTCCACAACAACACAGCCAACATAGAAAATGAGGACGAAATATCTCTCAATAGTGCAGATGAGGCAGAGACGTCCAGTCAAGCAAAAGATGAAGTATTGCTTGAAAGTAAATTGATCAAGAGTACTACAGTTGTTGAGACGGGCACAGAGACTGAGCTGGAAGCTCAAACGTGCAGTCAGGAACAGGTGGAGGGGAGTGAGATGGATGCTGATACTGGGTTGTTATAATAGTACAGTTTCCACAGAAGGCGGGATACCTTCATTTTCAAATGAGGCTGGTGAAGCATTGTTAGCCCCAGACGCCTCCTTAGATGATGTGGTAGAAAGCTCCCCTTCTGTTCTTGAAGGCACAATAGAAACCTTATTGACTTTTGATGAAGTGAAAGTTCTCGTGCCACCACTCCAAACCACAATGAGCAGCCATCAGTCTTGGTTACAAATTGTTCCACAGAGCCATTGCCTGCCAATGATAATGGTTCAGCTGAGAGCCCATCATCCTCTTCCGTCCAAAGCACTTCCAAAAGCTCCCCTACCGACTCCACAACCACCTCTGGGATCTCTAATGGCCCTTCGACCCCCAGTTCTGACACTGTCAGCTCCTCGCTTGCTTCCAGTCCGCAAACCAGTGCCAACACCTCAGCCCCCTCACATTCCTCATCGAGCCCATACGACACCGATTGTAGCCGCAAGCTTATTTCCCAGATCCAGCGCTCGCTGTCACAGGAGTCACTGCTGGATGAGCTAGAGTCAGAGCTTTTGGCCTGTCAGCTGCCTGAGGGTGAAAGTGGAGGCGAGAGAAAAGGGAGCCCACCCGTCAATGGTCTCCCCTCAGACCAGGAGGGCTGTATGGTGGTCTTTGAGAAGTGTGTGCAGTACAAATATGCACAACAGGAGAAAGCTATTCAGAGGTAACCTGCTATTTTGTAAGTATAACTTGACACACTGTGGTTTCAGTTATAGATGAATCAATGTTGCTGGTGTATCTGCTGCCCAGGGTAAATATGATGATATATTAGAACACCTTTCTCACAGAATTTTAAACTACTATTAGTTCAGTATTTCTGGGTCAGTTTAGCAAGAGATTAACCTACTTGCTAATTGccattgcttttcttttttgttcatcTTGTCTGCTTTTATGAAGCTGACACATGAGAGTAATTATAACATCaagcagtgttttttattaatgaaaCTGGActtttctgcaataatccacATATTTTCCTATCCTGGCCTTAATAACAGCTGTCTAGCTTGACCTGAATTGGTATAGTGTGCTTACAGTACGTGTGTGTGGTGCATTTGCGTTTATAGGTTGCTTGAAGAGAATAAGAGACACCAGGAGCTGATTCTCGGTATCTGTTCAGAGAAGGACAACATGAGGGAAGAACTGAAAAAGagggcagaaacagaaaagcaccACATGGCCAGCATTAAAAAGGTTGGTCTCATTGTCTATTGTCTGTTCATGTTGAACATGATCATTTGGCACTGACTGTTTTGGAGGACATAAGTGACGTGGTCTGTATCTGTCCCTTTGTCCATAATAAGGGGTTTATTTATCATTACAGCCACGTGTCTCCTCAAGCTATTGTTAATAGATTTTTGAAAACAATAGAAACCTATTTACCTTATGTTTTTCATCAACAAGGAAGCGCTCCACTGCAACATTttgtctgacttcctgtctgcgCTGCACATTGACTTGTGATTACAttacacctgctgttttttaaatacttatattttttcagtgtacaTTTTAGTGTTAGGGTTTGTTTATAATGAGATGAAAGAAGAGACTTGTAACAACAAATTGCCACAGCCTTAAAAAATTGACATGAACACTGATTGCTTAATAGATTACTGGTTTAGTGTGAGATCAGTGACTGATTTTTTGCATGAATGATGGCGTTCCAAAATGTTTCTTAATACAATATTTCCTCATCCAAGATACAGTTAGTGCACATAcagcattattttttaaattagctgAAAATACTATAACCATTGAATTATCCTGTTTTATACAGatggcattttttttccaaaaagttatatttaaagaaaaattcTGGAGATCGGCCAACACTGACTGTAGCACAATTAGAGGATAAACCAGAGGACAAATGATATGCGGCAGCACCGGTCACAGTGACACTCCAATTCAATTAAATCTGAAGTCTAGCCCTGTATAGCTGGTAATTAAGGAAGTCAAACAAAGCAACCTtgtggagagaagaaaaggacaCAGAGTCCTGATTACTAGCATTCAACAGGCTATGTGTGCATCAAAGGCTGTATTCATTTGTGTGaattctctgtttttaaaatgtcctgtatttttttgtttgtgtgtgtctcccacCCTTTGATTTAAAAAGCTTACCATCTAGCTAGCACTCCAAAACACAAGTGCCTCTCTATTTATTGGGTCTGGTCTAGCAACGCTGTTGCCATAGAAAGAACAGTAATTGATTTCATGCTGTCTTGGTCACAGCATTTGTTTTAAGCGTTGTGCAAGCAAAGGGGTGTAGGAGGAATTTTTATGACATACACTCAATGTACGCTTGGAGccgggttttttttttttccatcttatGCTAATATCCACTCTGCagaatatttcagaaaaaatgttaaagtaaTACCTGTAGCATGAAACAATCAGATCAACACTGATCATATGTCAAACAAAAAGGTAAAAGATCTTTTATTTGTAATTATGTTAGGCGTATCTCACCAGAGACCCATTTCTTCTTTTACAATAAAAGTATCTGATTTTTAGGAATGGAACAAACTGCCTAAATTTATTTTGCCTCCAGCATTTCCTGTCATCCTGTGTAGCAGGATAGCCCAGGTGTGGCCCAGGCTTACATGTTACCTAACAGGTTGCTAACCCTGtgcactctctgtctctgcagttgGAGGGCAgggtggaggagctgctgaaagAACTGAAGGAGTCGCGGGATAAATTAGTTCACCAGGACCAGGCAGCTAAGGCTGCTCTCCAGCAGATGCAGAAGGAAATGGCCTACCGGCTAGAACAGGTATAACTGGGACCTGAATACTCTGAGACTCCTTGATAAGCTGGTCACACAGCATAGTTTTGCCCCAGTCTGACCCTTATTTGCATGTCTGGTCTTGTTCCATTTTAAGCTGCTGCAATACCTTTATTTTGCTGAACCAAGGCCAAGTTTGTCACTTACTCTACTCAACTCACAGTTATTACCAATTCCAAGGACAGTTCTCTTAGTTTTATAGACTACTGTAGAAATTTTTTTAGCAGTGCAGCCTAGCAACACTTTATTGTGGTCAGTGTTTACTGCTGACTGCTGCAgtat
Above is a window of Lates calcarifer isolate ASB-BC8 linkage group LG23, TLL_Latcal_v3, whole genome shotgun sequence DNA encoding:
- the tdrd1 gene encoding tudor domain-containing protein 1, with protein sequence MRLLRMCSTLSLLPARALRTLIAVAMNRSFSPNLVRPNLPLRKPSSSPMAVSIGSSPPRLNRPCAPPECPASEAIGDGPVPLPVSRDKSAVLGPMPPALTVYFCNYCGQQGNFRCKRCKKMPYCSVMCQAEDWKAHRHMCKSVDPEPAKEKPKETTVSPVSGDRAGLLELKHGDASSLQRVYLKDLHMTKITARTDIQASVVEFYSPGRFFVLAQSPELLEALQVISINLQKTYSCPSVTTYVPCVGEVCGVQFSCDLNWYRGLVQTLAADQKMAKILYIDFGNEEDVPVDRIRPLSPNIQQFCPCAMECCVAGVVPLTGKWSDECCIVVRQLLAGKTVTVRLVETLENRRIHAVDILLSMGKQLSTFLLEHGYAAKETDDATPTQQEINAMMSASLENFKRRSSGMDDNAWAQPPEPLTQAVGDSFSVVVTHFQSPNEIIVQKLENAGVIQELQLNLREHCCQVSAPQNFRPAPGTVCCAQFSEDKQWYRAKVLAYPSEERVCVGYLDFGNSEEVDLGHLRPISTSLLALPMQAMPCGLAGVQPVGERWSEDCLSALQRRVSNRILHIEIQGAHEGKALVAMIDEVSDPQANVAELLISAGYAAPAPITTTNDQQADQTITTTAAEPHACEPVVWSFLEIPCDGQTVALLTSVVENPGEFYCRIDNPTDHQRLLELGAELKQHCEADNSSFEPKVGEPCCAMFPGDGTWYRAMVKERSENQVSVNFVDYGYSMKVEKHHIRSIKPQLLTLPFQAIRCWLSGVEPLGSEWSSEALLWFQTLVDGEHLAARVLSVTEQGYGVELESRGQNVAAALISEQLAKVPGEVPKETHATTASTGAKSQESAKENEHSQIQAQVSSETGAISKEKPLEGQTAVPSEGQLEFPSFPVDWKTVELPLSETFKPFIAAVISPSLFYLLSLSQVDKQKLQELMVEVASYCSNNQTSAVLSRPAPGAACCAQFSADNNWYRAVVLEVNENELNVIYADFGNTEKVPFSRIMPISRHLLQIPFQITRCTLTGKEHFPTEWPAEVQQMFKTILMNGVLATVQSFDGSANVLSLTLPTERGGGQLTAMIVDALQVQAKSNPCPATTQRGDQTDSSTPTASTTSTPDCPQPKSDPETQKGLEHTTATTGLTITPEPTPWTPPQKKNTNTSAVSVSGDPVQKIVEQIEPPCEINTETNDPQTSGCCCLSLKTKIDQLEQLMQLQLSLIKQLVGQTK